The Stomoxys calcitrans chromosome 3, idStoCalc2.1, whole genome shotgun sequence genome includes a region encoding these proteins:
- the LOC106089161 gene encoding centrosomal protein of 97 kDa: MSEEEGEKIVLDLSRKQLKKVPKQEEAQNVRILLLDENELQKIDNIDSYLKIEKLSLSKNQLLRMYGICRLHCLRELNLSYNGILSIEGLKECVHLRILNLEGNNIKNIEHLNTNTKLEYLNLAENSIGSISEISFLKCLKELYLHGNRLTHLRQCDKYLPQSLEILTLAKNNISDLNEICTLTHLNNLNSITISENPCVSMTAGTDGFDHRPFVLNWCLTLKVIDGFVVDPIESLKAEWLYSQGRGRSFRLGEQAALAKYLSSVCPLIGKALENENERKLRLILSKAQHHQRQLQEEISENSNASVNNSPSSGRKKPASRIQSPRFSRLSGRQGSPDSMVNSYHGNTTNDQVGNVNHIGQMTTSLIENVKNCDTIMMQSLDSNTSPATNNSNSKMNNSQESTPRTITPNPYNEQSFINQPLSGGPLAAASKMVPVPETLMSPDVCPAAVAQRVTVSAINSQIQQTKTSKNKDNRLNSPKMRSPHLKRNTTERSPIMSPRKSNNSNAQQHHSSIKMVANQQHMEQQIKSRQFVSNSVHVSAPDDCSGGGSSDDDSDHINVDKLKTIRNKAAQRCQQLKQNMDNSNMLSCSHDTESSAVVIQKIWRGYRTRKKTKDIAEKLLKRRTHEYIDKLTKDMEMTKAQLENERKIQQLQMQAINALWKKVSSMQNTATNSTSNAASDTQGDSGPTTTVSSTAAGMAQSSTLSLDNSSTTVVNDLAKTCGMLTSQVQQLQGSMRDILNCLTLFCNLPQENVKRLLTAGVAEALSQTPNSVNTTNSDKRDSASTQTEIVAVHTPQMENQTNFPFNKIRPSTLALIESQNPNTPNSSSSGTTANTTSTAATEMDQRLETPTNHRRIMMQEESGVVSDDVRSNDSVSFSEKQDDDEKHNLHATSVGSSG, translated from the exons GTGAAGAAGAAGGCGAGAAAATTGTATTGGACTTGTCCCGCAAGCAACTGAAGAAAGTGCCAAAACAAGAAGAGGCTCAAAATGTTCGTATTCTTCTGTTGGATGAAAATGAGCTGCAGAAAATTGATAATATCGACTCATATCTTAAAATAGAAAAG TTGTCCTTAAGTAAAAATCAATTGCTACGCATGTATGGCATATGTCGATTGCATTGTCTTCGAGAATTGAACCTATCATATAATGGCATTTTGTCCATTGAGGGTCTAAAGGAATGTGTGCATTTACGTATTCTAAATTTAGAGGGAAACAACATCAAAAATATTGAGCATTTAAACACGAATACGAAACTCGAGTATTTGAACTTGGCTGAAAATAGTATTGGCAGTATATCGGAAATATCGTTTTTAAAATGTCTAAAG gaactCTATCTGCATGGAAATCGTTTGACCCATTTGAGACAGTGTGACAAATATTTGCCCCAGTCCTTGGAAATTTTAACGTTGGCTAAGAATAACATAAGCGATCTCAATGAAATATGTACATTGACCCATCTAAATAATTTGAACAGTATAACCATAAGCGAAAACCCATGTGTTTCAATGACTGCTGGGACAGA TGGATTTGATCACAGACCTTTTGTCTTGAATTGGTGTTTAACTCTAAAGGTAATCGATGGATTTGTAGTAGATCCTATTGAAAG CTTAAAAGCTGAATGGCTTTACAGCCAAGGCCGTGGCCGAAGTTTCCGTTTAGGTGAACAAGCTGCCCTTGCAAAATACCTTAGTTCAGTATGCCCTTTGATAGGAAAAGCCttggaaaatgaaaatgaacGTAAACTGCGTTTGATATTAAGCAAGGCCCAACATCACCAACGTCAGCTACAGGAAGAAATCTCAGAAAATTCAAATGCCTCTGTCAACAACTCACCTTCTTCGGGGCGCAAAAAACCAGCAAGCCGAATTCAGTCACCAAGAT TTTCTCGCTTAAGTGGTCGCCAGGGGTCACCAGATTCCATGGTTAATAGCTATCATGGAAACACTACAAATGATCAAG TGGGAAATGTGAATCATATAGGACAAATGACGACATCTTTGATAGAGAATGTCAAAAATTGTGATACGATAATGATGCAAAGCTTGGATAGTAACACGTCTCCAGCTACAAATAATTCAAATTCTAAAATGAATAACTCACAAGAATCTACTCCTCGCACTATAACACCAAATCCATACAACG AACAATCATTCATTAACCAACCTCTTAGTGGAGGTCCTTTAGCTGCTGCATCAAAAATGGTACCTGTACCAGAAACTCTTATGAGTCCCGATGTCTGTCCCGCAGCTGTGGCTCAAAGGGTGACAGTGTCCGCCATAAATAGCCAGATACAGCAAACAAAGACTAGCAAGAACAAAG ATAATCGCCTAAATTCTCCAAAAATGCGAAGTCCTCATTTAAAACGTAACACAACGGAACGTAGCCCCATAATGAGTCCCAGGAAATCAAACAATTCTAATGCTCAGCAACATCATTCAAGTATTAAAATGGTTGCCAACCAACAACATATGGAACAGCAAATAAAATCAAGGCAATTTGTTAGCAATTCTGTCCATGTATCTGCACCAGATGACTGTTCCGGAGGTGGCAGCTCTGACGATGATAGTGATCACATAAATGTCGACAAACTGAAGACAATACGCAATAAAGCTGCTCAGAG ATGTCAGCAACTCAAGCAGAACATGGACAATTCGAATATGCTGAGCTGTAGTCATGATACTGAATCGTCTGCCGTAGTAATACAAAAAATATGGCGTGGTTATCGCACTCGCAAAAAAACCAAGGATATTGCCGAAAAATTGCTAAAACGACGAACACATGAATATATCGA cAAATTGACCAAGGACATGGAGATGACAAAGGCACAATTGGAAAATGAACGAAAAATTCAACAATTGCAAATGCAGGCCATTAACGCACTTTGGAAAAAAGTTTCCTCTATGCAGAATACAGCAACTAACAGCACCTCAAATGCAGCCAGTGACACTCAAGGAGATAGTGGACCGACAACAACAGTATCCAGTACAGCCGCAGGTATGGCACAATCGAGCACTTTGAGTCTCGATAATAGTTCTACAACAGTGGTAAACGATTTAGCTAAAACGTGTGGCATGTTAACAAGTCAG GTGCAACAGTTGCAGGGTTCGATGCGGGATATTCTCAATTGTCTGACGCTGTTTTGTAACTTGCCACAGGAGAACGTTAAGCGTCTGCTTACTGCCGGCGTGGCCGAGGCCTTATCGCAAACCCCCAACAGTGTAAATACCACCAATAGTGATAAACGAGATTCTGCCTCTACGCAGACAGAGATTGTGGCGGTGCATACACCTCAGATGGAGAATCAAACAAACTTTCCATTTAATAAAATACGGCCATCTACTCTAGCCTTGATAGAATCTCAGAATCCAAATACTCCAAATAGCAGTAGTAGTGGTACAACCGCTAACACAACATCAACGGCAGCTACCGAAATGGACCAGCGCTTGGAAACACCCACGAACCATAGACGAATCATGATGCAAGAGGAAAGCGGTGTTGTCAGTGATGATGTGCGTTCAAACGATTCGGTTTCGTTTAGCGAGAAACAAGATGATGACGAAAAACACAATTTGCATGCCACCTCTGTCGGCAGCAGTGGCTGA